A portion of the Bacteroides faecium genome contains these proteins:
- a CDS encoding glycoside hydrolase family 20 protein — protein sequence MIKVNICRDTLSSPILIILLVWGAFSLFAVDSMASVSYRNLIPEPVSVVEKEGAPFIVNEQTKVLYSGNHPEWKSVADLLAACLSESTGYSLAVGKTKKLLRDNEILLMQNLQLPKEGFQLEVTEDNMVIEAADLAGAFYAVQMLRQLSLPTVAGEVAVQRKELSFPPVVLEDYPSLSYRGAMLDVSRHFFSVAQVKRYIDLLAFHRLNHFHWHLTDDQGWRIEIKKYPNLTKVGAWRGADKYGGYYTQEEIKDVVAYAAERFITIIPEIDMPGHTQAALAAYPQLGCTGKAYEVATEVGGVHKDVMCVGNDFTFPFVKDVLKEVAGLFPGQFIHIGGDEVPKDRWKQCDACQKAITKHGLKDIGQHTAEEFLQNTFNEEIAGYLRGLGKRMIGWDEVLSDSLSRDVTIMSWRGLGRATAALHKGHSVIVSADSHLYLNHYQTINSEQEPRATGGLVEMKKVFETPFFSPQLTAAEKERVLGAEACLWTSFINSDSLLDYMLLPRLSAFAEAAWCEGRRGTFSGFLHRLPMLLDCYTRLGYGYANHFFTVSATYKSIPTDKSLEISMESLPDTEIYYTLDGSIPTKSGSLYKNPIRVDKSCTLKAISYLSNGLSSDELTKEVVVNKATFRPVRLLNAPSERYQGENGKVLVDGIRSINFHNTGLWVGYHSSDLSAVIDLESLQSISSVEVSALTDLSAWIMGPQSISVFVSSDGEKYEMVARQTYEAPTDAMGEKRSELNRLSFDTVSARYVKVVAAPFKGLPKGHSGEGERPFLFVDEIRVD from the coding sequence ATGATTAAAGTCAATATCTGTCGGGATACATTATCTTCACCTATATTAATTATCCTGCTAGTTTGGGGAGCTTTCTCTCTTTTCGCTGTGGATTCAATGGCATCGGTTTCCTATCGGAACTTAATACCCGAACCTGTGTCGGTAGTAGAAAAAGAAGGGGCTCCATTCATCGTGAATGAACAGACAAAGGTGCTTTATTCGGGGAATCATCCCGAATGGAAATCTGTTGCGGACTTGCTGGCTGCTTGTCTTTCGGAAAGTACCGGGTATTCGTTGGCTGTTGGAAAAACAAAGAAGTTGTTGCGCGATAATGAGATTCTTCTCATGCAGAATCTCCAGCTACCGAAAGAAGGGTTTCAACTGGAAGTCACGGAAGATAATATGGTAATTGAGGCAGCAGACCTGGCGGGAGCTTTTTATGCAGTTCAGATGTTGCGGCAGTTGTCGCTTCCGACGGTAGCAGGAGAAGTAGCCGTGCAAAGAAAGGAACTGAGTTTTCCCCCTGTGGTGTTGGAAGATTACCCTTCTCTGTCTTACAGGGGAGCCATGCTTGATGTGAGCCGTCATTTCTTCTCGGTCGCGCAGGTGAAACGCTATATCGACCTGTTGGCTTTTCACCGTCTGAATCATTTCCACTGGCATCTGACAGACGACCAGGGATGGCGGATAGAAATAAAAAAATACCCGAATCTTACGAAAGTCGGCGCATGGAGAGGGGCGGACAAATATGGCGGTTATTATACACAGGAAGAAATAAAAGACGTGGTGGCTTATGCTGCCGAAAGATTTATAACGATTATCCCGGAGATAGACATGCCCGGTCATACACAAGCGGCATTAGCGGCATATCCGCAACTGGGCTGTACGGGGAAGGCTTATGAAGTGGCTACGGAAGTGGGCGGAGTCCATAAAGATGTGATGTGTGTAGGGAATGATTTTACCTTTCCCTTTGTAAAAGATGTTTTGAAAGAAGTTGCCGGCTTATTTCCGGGACAGTTTATCCATATCGGTGGTGACGAAGTGCCCAAAGACCGTTGGAAGCAATGCGACGCTTGCCAGAAGGCAATCACGAAGCACGGATTGAAAGACATCGGTCAGCATACGGCAGAGGAGTTTCTGCAAAATACATTCAATGAAGAAATAGCCGGTTATCTGCGTGGGCTGGGAAAGCGGATGATTGGCTGGGATGAAGTGCTTTCCGATAGTTTGAGCCGGGATGTTACCATTATGTCCTGGCGCGGGCTGGGACGTGCCACGGCTGCCCTTCACAAAGGACACTCTGTGATTGTTTCCGCAGATTCCCATCTGTACCTGAATCATTATCAGACGATAAACTCGGAACAGGAACCTCGTGCGACTGGCGGACTGGTAGAAATGAAGAAAGTCTTTGAGACGCCTTTCTTCTCTCCGCAACTGACGGCGGCTGAAAAAGAAAGGGTATTGGGCGCGGAAGCTTGCCTGTGGACTTCGTTTATCAACAGTGATTCGTTACTTGATTATATGCTTCTTCCCCGCCTGTCTGCTTTTGCCGAAGCTGCGTGGTGTGAAGGAAGACGCGGCACTTTTAGCGGTTTCCTGCATCGCTTGCCTATGCTTTTAGACTGTTATACCCGGCTAGGCTATGGTTATGCCAATCACTTCTTTACAGTTTCCGCTACTTATAAATCTATTCCTACTGATAAAAGCCTTGAAATCTCAATGGAGAGTCTGCCTGATACAGAAATCTATTATACTCTGGACGGCAGCATACCTACGAAATCCGGTTCTTTGTATAAGAATCCTATCCGGGTAGACAAAAGTTGCACGTTGAAAGCTATCTCTTATTTGTCCAACGGGCTTTCCAGTGACGAACTGACAAAAGAGGTGGTCGTAAATAAAGCGACATTCCGCCCTGTCCGGTTATTGAATGCTCCTTCAGAGCGTTATCAGGGAGAGAATGGAAAGGTTTTGGTAGACGGGATTCGAAGTATAAACTTTCATAATACAGGTCTGTGGGTAGGGTATCATTCTTCTGATTTGAGTGCAGTGATAGACTTGGAGTCTTTACAGTCTATTTCTTCGGTGGAAGTTTCCGCTTTGACCGATTTGAGTGCATGGATTATGGGGCCGCAGTCTATTTCCGTATTCGTCTCTTCGGATGGAGAAAAATATGAGATGGTAGCCCGTCAGACATATGAGGCACCGACGGATGCCATGGGGGAGAAACGAAGCGAACTGAACCGTCTCTCTTTTGACACGGTATCCGCTCGTTATGTAAAAGTGGTGGCAGCGCCTTTTAAAGGGCTTCCCAAAGGACACTCCGGTGAGGGCGAACGGCCTTTCCTGTTTGTGGATGAGATAAGGGTGGATTAG